From the genome of Mauremys reevesii isolate NIE-2019 linkage group 24, ASM1616193v1, whole genome shotgun sequence:
CCAGTTCGGGCCAGTTGGTTCCTCCTTAGCTTGGCCAAGATGGCACCATAGCAGCACACGATGACGGTGAAGGGGATAAGGAAGCCTAATATAAAGCGGCTGATGATCATGGCCCGGTGGTTTGTGTTTACCCACCTGTCTCTCTGCTCTTTGGTAGCCCCTTCCCCGGCCGTGTCGAAATTGTTGTAGCAGTTGGTGATGTTCTTGTTGTATGGGGAGGGTGCCGTGTGGCGGAAGTATAGGTTTGGAGAACACAAGGCGAAGGCCACGACCCACACACCCAAGGCTACCAGTAAAGCCAGGTGGGGTGTGCGGTGGTTTTGGGCCCACACGGGATGCAGTACGGAGATGCAGCGGTCTATGCTGATGACCATGAGGAGATAGACGCTGGCGTAGAGGTTGAGGAAGGCCAAAGCGCTGTTGATCTTACACAAGGCCCTTCCAAAGGGCCAGTGGAAGCCCAGGGCTGTGTAGGCCACACTGAAGGGGAGGAAGAAGGTGAAGATGAAGTCGGCCACGGCCAGGTTGAGAAACCAGATGGTGTTGACCGTCCTCTTCATCCGGAAGCCGGTGATGAAGATGACCAGCCCGTTGCCCGTCACTCCCAGCACGAAGGCAATGGAATAGATGATCATAGTGACCACATGCATTTTATTGATGAGTGCTAGCTTCCGGACCGCATCGTCATGATTGTAGCCAGAGTCATCATCATAAGAGAAGGTGGAGAAGACATCCAACAGAGTTGTGGGGAGAGAGGTGCCCTTCACAGCCATGGGGATGTCTTCAGTTCTCTCTGTCTTACCTCTTTCTCCACCTGTCACACACCAACACAACTCATCCATTAGTTATCTCCCCTGGCAACCTCCCAACCAGCCAGTGACTTGGCAGGAACACTACCCTTCAGAAGGGCCAATGGAACTCGGGACTCCTGTATTCTATTGCACCACATTTATACTCGGTGAGAAACTTGGACAAAGATGATAGAGAAAGGGGACCAAGATACTATCCTGGCCCCTAGCTGTTAAATGAACTTACTTATTTCCTGGTCACTGTGTTAGGTCAAAGTCTTCAAACTcaaggatggtgataaattggagaggactCAGAGAGGAGCGATGGGAATGATTCAAATATTGGAACACTTGCCTCTCACCTGGAGTGAGAGATTCCAGGAAATCCATCTATctggcttaacaaagagaagtggAAGGGGTGAAGTTGAAGGGGTCCCAGTCTATAGGTACCTACATGGAGACCAAATATTTGGCCATGGGTTCTTTGGTCTAGCAACCAAAaacctaacaagacccaatggctggaagttgaagcaagacaaattgAAACTGGAAGTAAGAGGCAACTTTTTATTGGTGACGGAATTCACCAACAGAATAACTTCCTAGCGGCtctagtggattctccatcactggcagtttCAAAATCAAGACTGGAGGTGTTTCTAAAAGATCAGCTTTAGTTCAAGCAGGAATAGACTCAtacactcatagactttaaggtcagaagggaccattatgatcatctagtctgacctcctgcacaacgcaggccacagaatctcaccgacatccacttctataacaaacccctaacctatgtctgagttattgaagtcctcaaattgcggtttgaagacctcaagctgcagagaatcctccagcaagtgacccgtgccccatgctgcagaggaaggcgaaaaacctccagggcctctgccaatctgccctggggaaaattctttcccgaccccaaaaatggcgatcagctaaaccctgagcatgtgggcaagactcactagccagttcccaggaaagaattctctgcagtaactcagatcccatcccatctaacatcccatcacagaccactgggcatacttacctgctgataatcaaagatcagttgccaaattaattgccaaaattaggctatcccatcataccatcccctccataataACTGGGGGGAGGTCTATGGTCTGTGTTGGATGCCATTGGGTGCTCTctaataatggatttttcagttcgtTGGTGATTCCGAACCATCGAGGAGGAAAGATTGTTTCAGACTGAACCACAATGAAATCTTTTTGCAATTTTCAGTGACTGAAAAAGTCAGGAAAAATCAGTTTGGGGAACTATTTATTTCAACCCGAACAGAATGATTTCATTTGGATCTCAAGTGTTTTTCAtgaatcatttaaaaatagataAAATTCAAGGATATTTCAAAATGAGAAGTCATTTTGAATAGTCACTTTTTGTTTCCAAAAATGCCCAGTGGAAACATttcaatggggggagggggtgttttggCAGGCCGAGAGGGGGCGGGATCCTGAAATGAACAATTTCGTGAAACCGGCCCAGATTCGTGATATGTTTCagtgtcaccaaatctgcatttttcactgaaaaaaacaaTTTGATCAAAATAGTTCACCAGGTGACACTCAAAAATCTGTAGGCTGCCAGTAGGGGGCACTGGACGCTGAGAAATTAGATGGAAAATCAAAATGCCTGTGGTTTGTTGTGTGTTGCACCACGATCAGCAAATTATTTATTACTGTTTCAGTGGGGTTTAAATTATTATTCAGCACAGGTCCTCCCATAGttaccccaaaccttcaaaccatGCAATAGGGGACGAATGACCCAAATGTGGGAAACTGGCAGGGGGGAGGGTTTCTATGCCCCATAGTGATTAGCAGGCTGTTCATTAATAGCTCTCCTCCCACCTGGGATATGCCTTGCAAACTTTCAGAAAAAAGTTGGGGATGATTAGcaggcctgggttctatccccacctctgggtggggagaggggaccgggggttagagcagggtggctggggtcaggactcctgggttctggcactgggaggggagtggagaatgGCATGGGGaattgggggtcaggactcctgggttctggtacTGGTACTAGGAGGGAGGGATGGTTTTTAGGGTTCCTGGCTCTGGGATCTAGTGGTTACAACGGTGGGTCCAGCCCAGCTAGCCAAGTCCATAAATCTGGCACATTCCTTCTGAGAGGCAGCAGCTCCACATGAGAAAAGCTTCCCACTGTCAGAGCGCCCCTACCCCGAAGTCTGCCCCCAGTTAACTGATCTGTGCGGGGAGAGCGGGGGCTGCCTCCCCAGCTTTTGGGGGGCAAAGACCTGGAGGCCTTGAGTTAAACGAAGGGCTGAGACGTGCACAGAAAGATTTGTAAAATCTGTAGCAACTGATTACAGTCAAGGCTGGTAACCTGGCAGCTGGAAggctctctgcccccttctcgTGGTTCTCAGTCCGCTACTGCAGCCGTTTCTTCGGCACACCCTGTTCAAACACCTGCTCTTCGACGTGCAGGCCTCAGGATCCATCCCACCCGATGTCCCAACCCAGGGGCGGTTGTTAAACAGGTGAAGAGGAAAGACAGACTCCACGCCAGCCCCGTCCCAGCACCACTTCCTCTTCTGCACGGGATGGGAGATTTTACCCCTCCAGAACCAAGAATACAGCCcagcagtcctggttcccagccccccccaggtggggagagaacccaggagtcctggctcccagcccctctctaatccactagaccccactctgctcctagaactagggagagaacccaggagtcctggctcccagcccctctctaatccactagaccccactctgctcctagaactagggagagaacccaggagtcctggttcccagtcccCACTGCTCTAAACACTGGACCCAACTTCCCTCCCCGGAGCCATgtagaaaacccaggagtcctggtcacCCTCTTATACCTCTGAGTGCTCACGGTGCGTGTGATGTCTCCTTTCCCGTCTGTGGGGCTCTCTAAGGGCGACCTCCCCTGCCGATCCTCTCCTCTGAAGCCAGCCCCGTCTGCTCCTCTCGGGTAGAGGATCTCAAACCCTCCAGAGGCCCGGGATGGCTTTGTATCGTGCTGTCAGCAAGACGTGATCTACCTCACTTGACCAACACAGGAAGAACACTGAGCTTCTGACCCAACAGCAAGAACAGCGGAAAAGTGATGTAACCCTTGAAATCTGCACAGGCGTggaacaggactcctgggttctattcctggctctggctgAGAAGCGTGGTCTAGTGGGTGatagcaggggggttgggagccaggctTCCTGCGTTCTGGCTCTGGctgaggagtggggtctggtgggttagaacatggggggctgggagtcaggactcctggctgcTGTCCCCCCAGCTGTGGGGTCTAGTGGTAAGAGTAGGGGGATGTTGTATTAATTTATACTAAAGGACTCCAAAAGTCAAAGTTGTGACCACGAACCTgaaactgtccaacattaaacaaggttcagggtttgCTCCACAGAGTCTGCAGCCTGTCTCTGACCCCAGCAAACACCCTTTTATTAAAgaaacgggggggagggggagcaaatGCCTTTGAAATGTAAATTATGAAGTCGGGCTTTCACTTGAACCATAACTCTTGTGCCCTTGGGTGCCGAGAGATTTCAGGAAGGGGAAAACCCACCTGGTCCGACAGCCTTTTAGCTGGTGCCAGAGATGATCCCTGTCCTTTGGGGGATGGAGGAGAAGTCAGCTGGGTTGGGCTGGAGCCGGCGTCCTTGCCgctgttgttaaagtctgatgctgtttcctagaagacaaaatgGGACAAACCCACAGAAAACGGTGAGAAAACCCCAGCAAGGCGAGAAAACGCCGCTTCTGTCTCCCGGCGTGACTCTCGCTTGCAACTTCGCTGCCGGAAAAGCCCCACTCCGAGACCTGGCAAACTCGTACCAGCGTCAGACCGTGCCGGGTGCCGTTTTTAGCCACCCC
Proteins encoded in this window:
- the LOC120389990 gene encoding chemokine-like receptor 1 yields the protein MAVKGTSLPTTLLDVFSTFSYDDDSGYNHDDAVRKLALINKMHVVTMIIYSIAFVLGVTGNGLVIFITGFRMKRTVNTIWFLNLAVADFIFTFFLPFSVAYTALGFHWPFGRALCKINSALAFLNLYASVYLLMVISIDRCISVLHPVWAQNHRTPHLALLVALGVWVVAFALCSPNLYFRHTAPSPYNKNITNCYNNFDTAGEGATKEQRDRWVNTNHRAMIISRFILGFLIPFTVIVCCYGAILAKLRRNQLARTGKPFKVIAAVIVAFFLCWLPYHIFSFLEMNRTPSLDTTLIVGLPLTASLAFINSCLNPILYVFMGQDFKEKLRRSLFSAFESAFSEETASTVTNTKSKSTDMDSQVF